In Sphingomonas sp. R1, a single genomic region encodes these proteins:
- a CDS encoding DUF4142 domain-containing protein, whose product MHAVRWTMLGAAALALAGCGSKTENHSTDTVVTTGNTDGGEMRPSDAASSAATSAGQSFANAAASSDAFEIASSQLAETRGGSAGVKKFANAMIKAHTDSTAKLKAAAAAASPAITPDPALSPAQQQRLDAMKALNGATFDSAYAAAQVEAHQQTLDALKANAANQQVPQSLRDVATQLIPTVTAHLNMAKSLAQ is encoded by the coding sequence ATGCACGCTGTTCGCTGGACGATGCTGGGCGCTGCCGCGCTGGCGCTCGCAGGCTGCGGATCAAAGACCGAGAACCACAGCACCGATACCGTGGTGACGACCGGCAATACCGATGGTGGGGAGATGCGACCGTCCGACGCCGCATCTTCGGCCGCCACCTCGGCAGGTCAATCCTTCGCCAATGCCGCGGCGTCGAGCGATGCGTTTGAGATCGCCAGCTCGCAACTTGCCGAGACGCGGGGGGGTAGCGCTGGGGTGAAGAAATTCGCGAATGCGATGATCAAGGCGCACACCGACTCCACCGCCAAGCTGAAGGCCGCCGCCGCCGCGGCGAGCCCGGCGATCACGCCCGATCCCGCGCTGTCGCCTGCCCAGCAGCAGAGGCTGGATGCAATGAAGGCGCTGAACGGCGCCACCTTCGACAGCGCCTATGCCGCAGCGCAGGTCGAGGCGCATCAGCAGACGCTCGACGCGCTCAAGGCAAATGCCGCCAACCAGCAGGTGCCGCAGTCGCTGCGCGATGTTGCGACCCAGTTGATCCCGACGGTGACCGCCCATCTCAACATGGCCAAGTCGCTGGCCCAATAA
- a CDS encoding pirin family protein, giving the protein MIELRPFSSLGGANHGWLDAKHHFSFANYYDPARTSWGNLRVWNDDTIAPQTGFPPHPHRDMEIITYVRDGAITHQDNLGNHGRTVAGDVQVMSAGTGIAHSEYNREDETTRIFQIWIQPTRGGEKPSWGTRPFPKTDRAGQFVVLASGFDGDGDALPIRSDARVVGATLRAGETAEYMLGSDRRAYLVPATGAVEIDGTRVNARDGAAIKDVEVVKITAIEDSEIVMVDAA; this is encoded by the coding sequence ATGATCGAACTTCGCCCCTTTTCCAGCCTCGGCGGTGCCAACCATGGCTGGCTCGATGCCAAGCATCATTTCTCCTTCGCCAACTATTATGACCCGGCCCGGACCAGCTGGGGCAATCTGCGCGTGTGGAACGACGACACGATCGCGCCGCAGACCGGCTTCCCGCCGCATCCGCACCGCGACATGGAGATCATCACCTATGTCCGCGACGGCGCGATCACTCACCAGGACAATCTCGGCAATCACGGCCGCACCGTCGCCGGCGACGTGCAGGTGATGTCGGCGGGCACGGGCATCGCGCATTCCGAATATAATCGCGAGGACGAGACCACCCGCATCTTCCAGATCTGGATCCAGCCGACCCGCGGCGGCGAGAAGCCGAGCTGGGGCACGCGGCCCTTCCCGAAGACCGATCGCGCCGGGCAGTTCGTGGTGCTGGCGAGCGGCTTCGACGGCGATGGCGACGCGCTGCCGATCCGCTCCGATGCCCGCGTCGTAGGGGCCACGCTGCGCGCTGGGGAGACTGCGGAATATATGCTCGGCAGCGATCGCCGCGCCTATCTGGTGCCCGCCACGGGCGCGGTGGAGATCGACGGCACGCGGGTGAACGCGCGCGACGGCGCCGCGATCAAGGATGTCGAGGTGGTGAAGATCACCGCGATCGAGGATAGCGAGATCGTGATGGTCGACGCAGCCTGA
- a CDS encoding DUF3597 domain-containing protein, translated as MSIFSSIRDRIFGHKPAQAPAAQPSATPAPTPIAAPAPAPVAAPATTPVAAVDVGAVLAEMAAMQNGGGNYQQSIVDLLKLLDLDSSLAARKALADELDVHAGADGSAEQNIALHKAVMAKLAENGGVVPDSLRNG; from the coding sequence ATGAGCATTTTCAGCAGCATTCGCGATCGCATTTTCGGTCACAAGCCGGCACAGGCACCCGCGGCGCAACCCTCGGCGACGCCCGCTCCGACCCCGATCGCGGCCCCAGCCCCAGCCCCGGTAGCGGCGCCCGCAACCACGCCTGTTGCGGCGGTGGATGTCGGCGCGGTGCTGGCGGAGATGGCGGCGATGCAGAATGGAGGCGGCAATTACCAACAGTCCATCGTCGACCTGCTCAAGCTGCTCGATCTGGATTCCAGTCTCGCTGCCCGCAAGGCGCTGGCGGACGAACTCGACGTCCATGCCGGCGCGGATGGAAGCGCCGAGCAAAATATCGCGCTCCACAAGGCGGTGATGGCCAAGCTTGCTGAAAATGGCGGCGTAGTGCCGGATAGTCTTCGCAATGGCTGA